The Arachis ipaensis cultivar K30076 chromosome B10, Araip1.1, whole genome shotgun sequence DNA window TCTTCTATTGGCAACTCCGGCGAACTCGCAGGCTTGATTTTATTGGTGAAAAACCACGACGACACGAAAGTGTCAAAAGGGTTCCTGCAAATGTATACTATCTTGGTTTTGGTATCTTTCACAATTGAATTCGGCAATGAAGCGAAAGGAACATGAGTGCCAAAGATTCTAGGCTCAGATAAATCAGAAAGATCAGGGACATTTTCTTTGGTACTATAGAGTGTGTATTCAAAGAAAGGAACAAGGTTATGGGGATTGGATTCAAGTAAAGGATGGTTTCCAGAGGCAGGGGAATAGTAGTTGCGCTTTAAAGTGGCAAAGGTGAGTGCTTTCAACCATGTTGTCCCTGATTTTGGGACAGTGGCTATAAGTACATCAGTGTCTTTTGCTTGGAAATGCTTTTGAAAAGTGCTTATGGCTAGAATTTCAGTTGGTTGGCACCAAAAGCCTTGGTATAAATAGAGATAAGGTGTTCTCCAACCTTTCTCTCTTGGGAGATTGAGAATAAGTTTCTTACATTCTTGGCTTAGTTGCTCCTCCTCAATCTCTAATTCAATTTCATTTGCTTCTTTCCCAATTCCATCATCACTTGTTTTAGATTTCGGGAATTGGGTTGGAGCCATTTTTACTGGTATTTGGTAGCCACTTATTAGAGTGGTAATTGGTGTGGGAATAATGTGGATCATAATAAGGTTAGCGTTATTTATATATAGTAACAGCACTTAAGTTCTTCAAGTGGAAGAAACCCTTAATACAAAATAAGTAATAACATTGAACCAGTGATAGCAGCACGCCAGCACATGCAGAAACTTTACACAAAAACGAAAAGCACATGCAGAACCTGATTCACACGCACAACAATGACAAGCACAGTAGCACACAATTCAAGTCGGCACTTGGCACGTGCAATTCGCATCATGTAATATGCATAAAATATAATTGGTATTAAAAGAAATCAATAAAAATAAGAGAACATAATTTAtcttttatattataaaaatatacaaaatgatataaataaaattaaattcatttgtCCCTAATATTTTAGAATAGTAGATAAATTAATctcttaataaataaaaaatagattaatCCTTTATTCTCATACAATTTAATCCCTTActtttagaaaaaattaaaagcatGCAGGGGTGAAACTACATACATAAAAAGAGGGGCAATCGCTCccctaatttaaattttttacatgtaaattatatgtaaattttaatttagaccccttttaaaattttattttagtcttattttattgtgtaaatatttttggcCTCTTTCTAATATTTCTTCTAGCTCCGCCCCTGAAAACATGTAATGCTCCACAATTAATACCAACTATTTTCTATCAACTTCTATCAATAAGAATGTGACTCAATGTTAGTCATAATAATGTCTCATAACAATGTGTGtttaactattatatattatcaattaaatattttaatgcaACTAATAATTAAGTGTATGttcctttattttaaaaaaatttgatatttttacGGATAGAATAGAGTAGAGTAGAgtaggatttagaattttaacATGCGAGTAGGGTTAggattgagagattctcaacgcGCAAATAAAGTAGaatagaattttaataaaatttttaactcgcaagtaaaattaaagtagggttcaaaccctaccctaccctacccattaccAGCCCTATTTAGGGGTGGCAATGGacagggtagggtagggtttggagacaaccctaaccctacccgtgggttgagatttttatataaactcaaccctaTCCTACCCGCGGCTTGAGAATATCTCAACGCTAATCCTAACTGCtcttaacccgcgggtacccgaccCTACCCGCAGTTTACAAAAAAAgatgcaacattattatataacttgatgataatttaaaatagaactgatttttatgtaaaaaaaaaaaaatattaaattattaattattcatcatcttttaatgactaaggatcttttgcatttagtgagaggtctttgattcaacatctacttaaaacatatttttatataagtatataacatatacatatatatagtgtCGGTTGGTCGAATAGAGTTGAGGTACAACTCACACTCTATCCGACCCGTACGAAAACCTTACCCACATCCTACGCTACTCGCTGCGGATCGGATTGACAACCCTACCTGACGGAATAAGGTCGAATTAGGTACCGCAGATAGGGTATTTGTCGCCACCCTAGCCCTATTTCTTACTGCTATTGCATGTTACTCACAGGAACTCAGGGAAATCCTCTTTAGTGGGCCCAGTCTTTTATCATTCCTCAGCTATTGATTGGTTATAATTTTAACCAAAAAAGTTGAAAGGTTTTAGGATTGTCAATATGTTTTGGTTATAAAACAAAGGGGCCATCTAGTGTACAGATGTGGCTGtacagatttttgtttttttgtggTTAAAAAAGCGTGttactaaaagtgttgcttaaagagaaagtgttacccttaatcgttaacttggctctgataccagtTTTTATAATTCGTTTTTTCCTGTATTTCCTTTTTCGAAATTTCTATTAACTCTTCATATTTTGCTTtaaataagtttataatttgtatagattcGGTTGGTGgtgccttataatttgcaatttCATAATTAAGAGT harbors:
- the LOC107621228 gene encoding cytosolic sulfotransferase 15-like — encoded protein: MIHIIPTPITTLISGYQIPVKMAPTQFPKSKTSDDGIGKEANEIELEIEEEQLSQECKKLILNLPREKGWRTPYLYLYQGFWCQPTEILAISTFQKHFQAKDTDVLIATVPKSGTTWLKALTFATLKRNYYSPASGNHPLLESNPHNLVPFFEYTLYSTKENVPDLSDLSEPRIFGTHVPFASLPNSIVKDTKTKIVYICRNPFDTFVSSWFFTNKIKPASSPELPIEEAFDLYCKGVVGYGPFWDHMLGYWKESIERPNKVLFLKYEDLKEDVNLQLKRVAMFLDCPFTLEEENCGVVESIVKLCSFENMKELEVNKKGTFGRNFENKFLFRKGEIGDWVNYFTPSMVEKLTKVMEEKFCGSGLSFRLHLDSVVSKAETGIK